From a region of the Neobacillus niacini genome:
- a CDS encoding HD-GYP domain-containing protein, whose product MIPHEEKQTVKWYLLISYILIIGWDLFYYYISPKYIETNGVIGLPNDNKIWYLNYIVLLVILPIGYYLSKVNKQYWIKYVFIISYLSVSFLVDIISFLGNNDGYKSGNVVEIFLILSLPIFLNTKYFWSVTLGFTLKYIATGVLLKTSLVVMPIVLLVILSGLSFFLLVRFQGYVRALSTSYDNQLEGIVKGVIATLELKDPYTRGHSERVAKYALMFANEIGKYSKEEQKSFYYACLLHDIGKVNIPDQILMKPGKLTNEEFEIIKTHPVVGAEAVKNVEGIKNSIYVIRSHHERWDGKGYPDQLKGEEIPLLARVSAIADAFDAMTSSRSYRDAMPFEEAYNRIIKGQGSQFDPMLVEKFKKIYPEWIKFHQNYPWTEKWELLREVE is encoded by the coding sequence ATGATACCACATGAAGAAAAACAAACTGTTAAATGGTATTTATTAATATCATATATTTTAATAATTGGCTGGGATTTATTCTACTATTACATTAGTCCTAAGTATATCGAAACGAATGGAGTCATTGGGCTTCCTAATGATAATAAAATATGGTATCTCAACTATATCGTGTTATTGGTAATACTGCCCATTGGGTATTATTTAAGTAAGGTAAATAAACAATATTGGATTAAATATGTATTTATAATCAGTTATTTAAGTGTATCCTTTCTTGTTGATATTATCTCATTCCTCGGCAATAATGACGGATATAAGAGTGGAAATGTGGTAGAGATATTTCTAATTCTATCATTGCCTATTTTCTTAAATACCAAATACTTTTGGTCAGTTACACTTGGATTTACACTAAAATACATTGCCACGGGAGTATTATTAAAAACGTCCTTAGTTGTCATGCCAATTGTATTACTTGTAATTTTATCTGGATTGTCATTCTTTTTATTAGTCCGCTTTCAAGGGTATGTCCGTGCACTCAGCACCTCCTATGATAACCAATTAGAGGGAATTGTTAAGGGAGTTATTGCCACGCTTGAATTAAAAGATCCATATACTAGGGGACATAGTGAACGTGTGGCAAAGTATGCATTAATGTTTGCGAATGAAATTGGCAAGTATTCAAAAGAAGAACAAAAATCCTTTTATTATGCTTGTTTGCTTCATGATATTGGTAAAGTGAATATACCTGACCAAATATTAATGAAACCAGGAAAACTTACGAATGAGGAATTTGAAATCATTAAAACTCATCCCGTTGTAGGTGCAGAAGCTGTTAAGAATGTAGAAGGAATAAAAAACAGTATTTATGTCATCCGTTCTCATCATGAGCGCTGGGATGGTAAAGGTTATCCGGACCAATTAAAGGGAGAAGAAATACCTTTACTTGCAAGAGTTTCTGCAATTGCCGATGCTTTTGATGCGATGACTTCATCTAGATCATATCGAGATGCAATGCCATTTGAAGAAGCGTATAACCGAATTATTAAAGGGCAGGGTTCACAATTTGATCCAATGCTGGTTGAAAAGTTTAAGAAGATTTATCCAGAATGGATTAAATTTCATCAAAATTATCCTTGGACAGAAAAATGGGAATTACTTAGGGAGGTGGAATAA
- a CDS encoding ATP-binding protein — translation MKTSSTSPRLISEETKTIKFFLALFYIFFYAYDIYLYYLVPFYTKEGKIGLSSEGLGTMFHIAVLALLPIAIYFIKKGNPYIVKYIYLFSYAAIETTNSLVIYIGTDKPYGSGNIVELLFVFFSPIFVNKKYFWTASICMVGKYVIIGGILQQSNVVLPIITFFILSVIAYFLLTRFTSYIQSLTSVHLELRQKEKLAVIGQMAAGIGHEIRNPLSALKGFTQLQQERSPTSNDFYPIMIQEIDRINSIVNDLMYLGKPKEIKFDKANIEEIIAYTLSITQQQADRSGVTIETKIAGPLPPLDCDSLQLKQVFINLIKNAIESMLNGGRITINVMVIDGKMMNISIQDEGCGIAEDKIPNLGEPFFSTKLDGTGLGLMVSNQIVQDHQGEISIKSSVGKGTLVNVTVPISHNYRIK, via the coding sequence ATGAAAACAAGCTCCACGAGCCCTAGATTAATTTCAGAAGAGACAAAAACAATAAAATTTTTTCTAGCACTTTTTTATATTTTTTTCTATGCATATGATATTTATTTATACTATCTAGTGCCTTTCTATACGAAAGAAGGCAAGATTGGTTTATCCAGTGAAGGTTTGGGAACTATGTTCCATATAGCTGTTCTAGCGCTTCTTCCTATAGCAATATATTTTATCAAAAAGGGAAATCCCTATATTGTAAAGTATATATATCTTTTTAGCTATGCTGCTATTGAAACGACCAATAGTTTGGTTATATATATTGGTACGGATAAACCCTATGGGTCAGGAAATATTGTTGAATTGTTATTTGTATTCTTCTCACCTATCTTTGTGAATAAAAAATACTTTTGGACTGCTTCAATCTGTATGGTAGGAAAATACGTTATCATTGGTGGAATCTTGCAGCAATCTAATGTTGTACTTCCAATTATTACTTTCTTTATTCTGTCTGTCATTGCTTATTTTCTTTTAACACGGTTTACCTCCTATATTCAATCTCTAACATCTGTTCATTTAGAGCTTCGACAAAAAGAGAAACTAGCAGTAATTGGACAGATGGCAGCAGGTATTGGCCATGAAATACGCAATCCCCTTTCAGCATTAAAAGGGTTTACGCAATTGCAGCAGGAAAGAAGCCCAACTTCAAATGATTTTTATCCAATAATGATTCAAGAAATCGATCGAATCAATTCTATTGTCAACGATTTGATGTATCTTGGGAAGCCAAAAGAAATTAAGTTCGATAAAGCAAATATCGAAGAAATCATTGCTTATACGTTATCGATTACTCAACAACAAGCTGATAGGAGTGGCGTAACGATAGAAACAAAAATCGCAGGACCATTGCCTCCATTAGATTGTGATTCTCTTCAGTTGAAACAAGTATTTATTAACTTGATAAAAAATGCGATTGAATCAATGCTGAATGGTGGTAGAATAACGATAAATGTGATGGTTATAGACGGTAAAATGATGAATATTTCAATCCAAGATGAGGGATGCGGAATAGCTGAGGACAAGATTCCCAACCTGGGTGAACCATTCTTTTCTACTAAATTGGACGGAACAGGCCTTGGGTTAATGGTTTCAAACCAGATTGTTCAAGACCATCAAGGGGAAATTTCAATAAAAAGCAGTGTTGGAAAAGGAACACTGGTTAATGTAACAGTACCGATTTCACATAATTATAGAATAAAATAA